In Acidobacteriota bacterium, the following proteins share a genomic window:
- the hflK gene encoding FtsH protease activity modulator HflK, translating into MIRFPWKTAVYAVAGLIALVLLFSMWFTVEPEEVGVITRFGKFTRVVSSGLHLKAPFPIERVTKVPVERQLKEEFGFRTEEAGVRTRYSEEQLEGESLMLTGDLNVAVVEWTTQFRVRDPYDYLFKVRNLRQTFRDMNETIMREVIGDRSVNEVLTIGRQAVASEVERRLQELCNAYEMGLAIEQVVLQNVDPPDPVRPSFNEVNQAQQERERMINEARAEYNSIIPRARGRALQTIAQAEGFATDRVNRAEGDAELFNQLYAEYRLAPDVTRRRIYLETMAEIYPRVKQKIVVEEGVGSLVPLLNLQDGGAGQ; encoded by the coding sequence ATGATCCGGTTTCCCTGGAAGACAGCCGTCTACGCGGTTGCCGGTCTCATCGCTCTCGTTCTTCTCTTCTCGATGTGGTTCACAGTGGAGCCGGAGGAGGTGGGCGTGATCACCCGTTTCGGCAAATTCACGCGGGTGGTTTCTTCGGGGCTGCACCTGAAAGCGCCGTTCCCGATCGAGAGGGTCACGAAGGTACCGGTCGAACGGCAGCTCAAGGAAGAGTTCGGATTCCGAACCGAAGAAGCGGGCGTTCGGACGAGGTACTCCGAGGAGCAGTTAGAGGGCGAGTCCCTGATGCTGACCGGAGATCTCAATGTGGCGGTCGTAGAGTGGACGACGCAGTTCCGTGTGAGGGATCCCTACGACTATCTCTTCAAGGTCCGCAACCTGCGCCAGACGTTTCGCGACATGAACGAGACGATCATGCGGGAAGTGATCGGGGATCGCAGCGTCAACGAAGTACTGACGATCGGACGGCAGGCCGTCGCCTCGGAAGTCGAACGGCGGCTTCAGGAACTTTGCAACGCCTACGAGATGGGGCTCGCGATCGAACAGGTCGTGCTGCAGAACGTCGATCCGCCCGACCCGGTCCGCCCTTCCTTCAACGAAGTGAACCAGGCGCAGCAGGAGCGCGAGCGGATGATCAACGAGGCCCGGGCGGAGTACAACTCGATCATTCCCCGGGCACGGGGACGAGCGCTGCAGACAATCGCCCAGGCGGAGGGATTCGCGACCGACCGGGTCAACAGGGCAGAGGGGGATGCCGAGCTCTTCAATCAGCTGTACGCGGAGTACCGCCTGGCTCCCGACGTGACCCGGCGGAGGATCTATCTCGAGACCATGGCCGAGATCTACCCCCGCGTGAAACAGAAGATCGTCGTCGAAGAGGGAGTCGGGAGTCTCGTCCCTCTGCTGAATCTTCAGGACGGGGGGGCGGGACAGTGA
- the lexA gene encoding transcriptional repressor LexA produces MTYLTERQQEILEFIRRFKGRKGIAPTHREICDAFGYTSYGTVYKHLSLLEKKGLIRKDPNQKRGVEIVDRSLPADDLRQLPLLGTIAAGQPLEVVASDETISVPDYLTHRNDNYVLKVRGDSMIEDGIHDGDFVIISPRQTAENGQMAVAMVAGEVTLKRFYREKSRIRLQPANHTMAPIYALPDDVRIQGIVVGLMRRF; encoded by the coding sequence ATGACATACCTCACAGAGCGCCAGCAGGAGATCCTCGAGTTCATCCGCCGATTCAAAGGCCGGAAGGGGATCGCCCCGACGCACAGGGAGATCTGCGATGCGTTCGGTTACACCTCCTACGGCACCGTCTACAAGCACCTCTCCCTTCTCGAGAAAAAGGGGCTCATCCGGAAGGATCCCAACCAGAAGCGGGGAGTCGAGATCGTCGATCGCTCTTTGCCTGCCGACGACCTGCGGCAGCTTCCTCTTCTGGGAACGATCGCGGCCGGGCAGCCCCTCGAGGTCGTAGCCTCCGACGAGACGATCTCGGTTCCAGACTATCTGACGCACCGCAACGACAACTACGTTCTGAAGGTTCGTGGCGATTCGATGATCGAGGACGGCATTCACGATGGCGACTTCGTCATCATCTCTCCGAGGCAGACCGCTGAGAACGGCCAGATGGCGGTTGCGATGGTCGCCGGAGAAGTCACGCTGAAGCGCTTTTACCGGGAGAAGAGCCGGATCCGACTTCAACCCGCAAATCACACCATGGCCCCGATCTACGCCTTGCCCGACGACGTTCGTATTCAGGGAATCGTGGTCGGCCTGATGCGCCGATTCTGA
- a CDS encoding TlyA family RNA methyltransferase, with product MNKRRLDAELVARGLAENRSKGQALIMSRRVSVNDEIVAKAGFQVRQSDEIAVAEPEHPWVGRGGVKLAHALERFSVDPGGLVCADIGASTGGFTHVLLEKGAARVYAIDVGYGQLDIHLRNDPRVVVMERVNARYLDEQSLPEPVSLVSIDVSFISLRHILPAALRISSPGARIVTLIKPQFEVGREHVGKGGIVRDADAREQAVSAIIAFAESLGLSCSAREESPIRGAEGNVEVLALFETANP from the coding sequence GTGAACAAGAGAAGACTCGACGCCGAGCTCGTCGCGCGAGGGCTGGCCGAAAATCGTTCGAAGGGACAGGCGCTCATCATGTCCCGACGCGTATCGGTCAACGACGAAATCGTCGCAAAGGCCGGCTTCCAGGTTCGCCAATCCGACGAGATCGCGGTCGCCGAACCGGAGCATCCGTGGGTGGGCCGGGGCGGAGTGAAGCTCGCTCACGCTCTCGAACGGTTCTCGGTCGATCCGGGCGGTCTCGTCTGTGCCGACATCGGGGCGTCCACCGGCGGATTCACTCACGTCCTGCTGGAAAAAGGTGCCGCGAGGGTGTACGCCATCGACGTCGGCTACGGCCAGCTCGACATCCATCTCCGCAATGACCCGCGAGTCGTGGTGATGGAGCGGGTGAACGCCCGCTATCTCGACGAGCAATCCCTCCCGGAGCCCGTCTCTCTCGTCAGTATCGACGTCTCGTTCATCTCGCTCCGCCACATTCTCCCCGCGGCTCTCAGGATCTCCTCACCCGGTGCCCGGATCGTGACGCTGATCAAGCCGCAATTCGAAGTCGGACGCGAGCACGTCGGGAAGGGAGGAATCGTCAGAGACGCCGACGCTCGTGAGCAGGCGGTCTCCGCGATCATCGCGTTCGCTGAGAGTCTGGGGCTGAGTTGCTCCGCGCGGGAGGAGAGCCCGATCAGGGGAGCGGAGGGAAACGTCGAGGTCCTGGCGCTGTTCGAGACTGCGAATCCCTGA
- a CDS encoding LamB/YcsF family protein, with the protein MKRIDLSCDLGEAGNPDDQHLEDQLWPMISSANVACGGHAGDDASMIHAIEMASRHGVALGAHPSYPDREGFGRRRIDIDPTLLEDSIAQQLGDLSRLAEQRGVKLRHVKPHGALYNDSMTDEALASILVRAVRRAGAHLALVALPGSIPLRLATPERLPVVREAFADRAYDSSGLLVPRSEPRSLISDFEEAADQAVAIASTRTVRSIEGKSIRIDCDTICIHSDMPGAVGRAEAIIGRLRRAGFEISPDDRLHTA; encoded by the coding sequence GTGAAACGGATCGATCTGAGCTGCGACCTCGGAGAAGCCGGCAATCCAGACGATCAGCATCTCGAGGATCAGTTGTGGCCGATGATCTCGTCGGCAAACGTCGCATGTGGAGGCCATGCCGGGGATGACGCCTCGATGATTCATGCGATCGAGATGGCGTCCCGACACGGCGTCGCGCTCGGCGCGCATCCTTCCTATCCCGATCGGGAGGGTTTCGGCAGGCGCCGGATCGACATCGATCCGACTCTGCTGGAAGACTCGATCGCGCAACAGCTCGGCGATCTGTCGCGTCTCGCGGAGCAGCGCGGCGTGAAGCTTCGGCACGTCAAACCTCATGGCGCCCTGTACAACGACTCGATGACCGACGAGGCTCTCGCATCGATCCTCGTCAGGGCAGTCCGGCGGGCCGGCGCTCACCTCGCGCTCGTCGCCCTTCCCGGCTCGATACCTTTGCGACTCGCCACCCCCGAACGACTTCCCGTGGTGAGGGAAGCCTTCGCAGACCGGGCCTACGATTCGTCCGGCCTTCTCGTTCCCCGCAGCGAGCCGCGCTCGCTGATCAGCGATTTCGAGGAGGCAGCCGATCAGGCTGTCGCCATCGCCTCCACCCGCACCGTCCGGTCAATCGAGGGGAAGAGTATCCGGATCGACTGCGACACGATCTGCATCCACTCGGACATGCCCGGAGCCGTCGGCAGAGCCGAAGCCATCATCGGCCGGCTTAGGCGCGCCGGGTTCGAGATCTCGCCGGACGACCGCCTCCATACCGCTTGA
- the hflC gene encoding protease modulator HflC produces MIGLVAGAILLLVVLAALSSALYTVHETQQVVITQFGKPVGLPISTPGLKIKLPFVQQTNVFEKRFLEWDGEANEVPTRDKRFIRVDAYARWHITEPLLFFQRLRDERGAQSRLDDIIDGETRNTVANHDLIELVRSTNREFERSEGLPGEEEYEDIGTIRFGRQQLTAEVLAAARGRTRDLGIEILDFRFKRIDYVAEVQQEVYSRMISERKRIAEQFRSEGAGEAAEIQGEKERDLQVIQSEAYRRAQEIRGAAEGESTRIYAQAYGRDPDFYRFLQSMETLKKTFDENTTLLLSTEGELLRHLDSAR; encoded by the coding sequence ATGATTGGTCTCGTGGCCGGCGCCATTCTGCTGCTGGTCGTTCTCGCTGCGCTGTCCAGTGCCCTCTACACGGTTCACGAGACCCAGCAGGTCGTGATCACTCAGTTCGGCAAGCCGGTAGGCCTCCCGATCTCGACTCCCGGGTTGAAGATCAAGCTGCCGTTCGTCCAGCAGACGAATGTTTTCGAAAAGCGTTTCCTGGAGTGGGACGGCGAGGCCAACGAGGTTCCGACGCGCGACAAGCGATTCATCCGGGTCGATGCCTACGCCCGCTGGCACATCACCGAGCCGCTTCTCTTCTTTCAACGGCTGAGGGACGAGCGGGGAGCGCAGAGCAGGCTCGACGACATCATCGACGGCGAAACTCGCAATACGGTGGCGAACCACGACCTCATCGAGCTCGTCCGGTCGACCAACCGGGAGTTCGAGAGAAGCGAAGGTCTTCCGGGCGAAGAGGAGTACGAAGACATCGGAACGATTCGCTTCGGCCGCCAGCAGCTGACCGCGGAGGTTCTCGCTGCTGCGAGGGGTCGGACCAGAGATCTCGGGATCGAGATTCTCGATTTCAGGTTCAAGCGGATCGATTACGTGGCCGAGGTGCAGCAGGAGGTCTACTCCCGAATGATCTCGGAGCGGAAGCGGATTGCCGAACAGTTCCGGTCGGAGGGAGCGGGGGAGGCAGCCGAGATACAAGGGGAAAAAGAACGCGATCTGCAGGTGATCCAGTCGGAGGCGTACCGGCGCGCGCAGGAGATTCGGGGGGCGGCGGAAGGGGAATCGACCAGGATTTACGCACAGGCCTACGGGCGGGATCCCGATTTTTATCGGTTTCTCCAGTCGATGGAGACTCTGAAGAAGACATTCGACGAGAATACGACGCTGCTGCTGTCGACCGAGGGCGAACTGCTGAGACATCTCGACTCGGCCCGCTGA
- a CDS encoding PilZ domain-containing protein has translation MTAEGSDRRRAQRVTLDSKMPAVLGEHDVTLQEIGLAGARVEGSNEIDQGTHLPLRFQFDETWHSFDAHVARCLLREQISEALGELRYDIGLEFTDLDMGAQTDLRRIMLSLVSGMLAAQKANARGEHWSDAIKASEPDPEATLPQVFASSRLLPSGVWQSSMIMKPVQPRDGFTVRSSMSQDEIDKLRKSYEEGSEEERNLIRVMAEISTRD, from the coding sequence ATGACAGCTGAAGGTTCGGACCGCCGTCGCGCCCAGCGTGTGACCCTCGACTCTAAAATGCCCGCCGTTCTCGGTGAGCACGACGTCACCCTCCAGGAGATCGGCCTCGCCGGCGCGCGAGTCGAAGGGTCCAATGAAATCGACCAGGGGACCCACCTACCTCTTCGATTCCAGTTCGACGAGACGTGGCACAGCTTCGACGCTCATGTCGCACGCTGCCTCCTTCGCGAACAGATCAGCGAGGCGCTGGGAGAGCTCCGGTACGACATCGGGCTGGAGTTCACCGACCTCGACATGGGGGCGCAGACCGACCTCAGACGGATCATGCTCTCCCTCGTCAGCGGGATGCTCGCCGCACAGAAGGCAAACGCGAGGGGGGAGCACTGGAGCGACGCGATCAAGGCTTCCGAGCCCGATCCGGAGGCGACCCTGCCCCAGGTCTTCGCGAGCAGTCGGCTTCTCCCTTCCGGAGTCTGGCAGTCCTCGATGATCATGAAGCCCGTCCAGCCCAGAGACGGATTCACGGTTCGCTCGAGCATGAGCCAGGATGAGATCGACAAGCTGAGGAAGTCCTACGAGGAAGGCTCGGAGGAGGAGCGCAACCTCATCCGCGTGATGGCGGAGATATCGACGCGGGACTGA